Proteins co-encoded in one Flavobacterium fluviale genomic window:
- a CDS encoding LptF/LptG family permease, with protein MLTIIDRYILKRYLGTFSVMLLLFAPIGIVIDVSEKVNKMLENKIPFPDIAFYYYNFTIYFINSLFPIFLFLSVIWFTSKLANNTEIIAILSSGISFTRFLRPYIIGATIVSLFVLLMGFFIVPAASEGYNNFRYTYLKGNGKELMRGENTNVYRQLNDHDFIFVNSFNEETKTAFNFSLEHFEKEKLTYKITASRIKWDPKKKVYILYDYTKRTIGELNDVIEKTPEKNVAFKFELADLTPVVYIAETLTLGKLYDFIEKERKRGSGNINTYLVVLYKKYSVPVSAFILTIIAVSVSSMKRRGGMGTNLAIGIAIAFSFVFFDKIFGTLAEKSTFSPLLAVWFPNIVFGILAVYLLRNAKR; from the coding sequence ATGTTAACAATAATAGATAGATACATTTTAAAAAGATATCTGGGAACTTTCTCTGTAATGCTGCTTTTGTTTGCACCAATCGGAATTGTTATTGACGTTTCTGAGAAGGTAAATAAAATGTTGGAAAACAAGATTCCATTTCCGGATATTGCATTCTATTACTACAATTTTACAATCTATTTTATCAATTCACTTTTCCCGATATTTTTGTTTTTATCGGTAATTTGGTTTACTTCAAAACTAGCCAATAATACAGAGATTATTGCAATTTTAAGTTCGGGAATTTCTTTTACGCGTTTCCTGCGTCCTTATATTATTGGAGCAACAATTGTTTCGCTTTTTGTATTGTTAATGGGATTTTTTATTGTGCCCGCGGCAAGTGAAGGCTATAATAATTTTCGATATACTTATTTAAAAGGAAATGGAAAAGAGCTCATGCGGGGCGAAAATACAAATGTTTACCGACAGCTTAACGATCATGATTTTATATTCGTAAACAGCTTTAATGAAGAAACTAAAACAGCTTTTAATTTTTCGCTTGAACATTTTGAAAAAGAAAAACTAACGTATAAAATTACAGCGAGCCGTATTAAATGGGATCCGAAAAAGAAGGTTTATATTTTATACGATTACACCAAAAGAACAATTGGAGAACTAAATGATGTTATTGAAAAAACTCCAGAAAAAAATGTTGCCTTTAAGTTCGAATTAGCGGATTTAACACCTGTTGTTTATATCGCAGAAACTTTGACCTTAGGTAAATTATATGATTTTATTGAAAAAGAGAGAAAAAGAGGTTCAGGAAATATCAATACCTATTTGGTTGTTCTTTACAAAAAATACAGTGTGCCTGTATCAGCATTTATTTTAACGATTATAGCTGTTTCGGTTTCATCTATGAAGCGTCGAGGCGGAATGGGAACAAACTTAGCAATTGGTATTGCAATTGCTTTCTCATTTGTGTTTTTTGATAAAATATTTGGTACACTTGCCGAAAAATCTACTTTCTCACCTTTATTAGCTGTCTGGTTCCCGAATATTGTTTTCGGAATTTTAGCAGTT
- the tgt gene encoding tRNA guanosine(34) transglycosylase Tgt: protein MKFDLLQKDPQSKARAGSITTDHGVIETPIFMPVGTVASVKGVHQRELKDDINPDIILGNTYHLYLRPQTEILEKAGGLHKFMNWDRNILTDSGGYQVYSLSSNRKIKEEGVKFKSHIDGSYHFFTPENVMEIQRTIGADIIMAFDECTPYPCDYRYAQRSMHMTHRWLDRCINHLEKVPYKYGYEQTFFPIVQGSTYKDLRRQSAEYIANAGQQGNAIGGLSVGEPAEEMYAMTEVVCEILPEDKPRYLMGVGTPINILENIALGIDMFDCVMPTRNARNGMLFTANGTINIKNKKWEADFSPIDEMGHTFVDTEYTKAYLRHLFAANEYLGKQIATIHNLGFYMWLVREARKHILAGDFRPWKEMMVKNMSQRL from the coding sequence ATGAAGTTTGATTTATTACAAAAAGATCCGCAGTCTAAAGCTAGAGCGGGAAGTATTACTACAGATCACGGAGTTATAGAAACTCCTATTTTTATGCCTGTTGGAACGGTTGCTTCTGTAAAAGGAGTGCATCAGCGTGAACTAAAAGACGATATAAATCCTGATATTATTCTTGGAAATACATACCACTTGTATTTGCGTCCGCAGACTGAAATTCTTGAAAAAGCTGGAGGACTGCATAAGTTTATGAATTGGGATCGTAATATTTTAACTGATTCTGGAGGTTATCAAGTGTATTCTCTTTCTTCAAACAGAAAAATTAAGGAAGAAGGGGTGAAGTTTAAATCGCATATTGATGGATCTTACCACTTTTTTACACCAGAAAATGTAATGGAAATTCAGCGCACCATTGGGGCTGATATTATTATGGCATTTGATGAGTGTACGCCATATCCTTGCGATTACAGATATGCACAAAGATCTATGCATATGACACACAGATGGCTGGACCGTTGTATCAATCATTTGGAGAAAGTGCCTTATAAATATGGCTATGAACAAACATTTTTTCCAATAGTTCAAGGAAGTACTTATAAAGATTTACGTCGCCAGTCGGCTGAATATATTGCTAATGCAGGTCAGCAGGGAAATGCAATCGGCGGACTTTCTGTTGGTGAACCGGCGGAAGAAATGTATGCTATGACCGAAGTTGTCTGCGAAATTCTTCCAGAAGATAAACCTCGTTATTTAATGGGAGTTGGAACTCCGATAAATATTTTAGAAAATATTGCGTTAGGAATTGATATGTTCGACTGTGTAATGCCAACGCGTAATGCCAGAAATGGAATGTTGTTTACGGCAAACGGAACGATCAATATTAAAAACAAAAAGTGGGAAGCAGATTTTTCTCCAATTGATGAAATGGGGCACACTTTTGTAGATACAGAATATACAAAAGCATATTTACGTCATTTGTTTGCAGCAAACGAATATTTAGGAAAACAAATCGCAACAATTCATAATCTTGGATTTTATATGTGGTTGGTTCGTGAAGCTAGAAAACATATCTTAGCAGGAGATTTTAGACCATGGAAAGAAATGATGGTTAAAAATATGAGTCAAAGACTTTAA
- a CDS encoding transketolase: protein MKPNTQQLSDLTIQVRRDILRMVHAVNSGHPGGSLGCTEFLVTLYQNIMERKEGFDMNGIGEDIFFLSNGHISPVFYSVLARSGYFPISELATFRLLDSRLQGHPTTHEGLPGVRIASGSLGQGLSVALGAAQAKKLNGDNHLIYTLHGDGELQEGQNWEAIMYASAKKVDNIIATVDLNGKQIDGTTDEVLPMGSLRAKFEAFDWDVLEIAEGNNIDAILAGLNDAKSRTGKGKPVCILLHTEMGNGVDFMMHTHAWHGKAPNDEQLKNALAQNYSADQIDY, encoded by the coding sequence ATGAAGCCTAACACACAACAATTAAGCGATTTAACGATCCAAGTAAGAAGAGACATTCTTAGAATGGTACATGCTGTCAACTCAGGTCACCCAGGTGGTTCTTTAGGTTGTACTGAATTTTTGGTAACTCTTTACCAAAACATTATGGAGCGTAAAGAAGGTTTTGATATGAACGGAATTGGAGAAGACATCTTTTTCCTTTCAAACGGACATATCTCTCCAGTGTTTTACAGCGTTTTAGCTCGCAGCGGTTATTTTCCAATTTCAGAACTTGCTACTTTCAGATTATTAGATTCTCGTTTGCAAGGGCATCCAACAACTCACGAAGGTTTACCTGGAGTTCGTATTGCATCTGGTTCATTAGGACAAGGTTTATCTGTAGCTCTTGGAGCAGCGCAGGCTAAAAAATTAAACGGAGACAATCACTTAATTTATACTTTACACGGAGACGGAGAGTTGCAGGAAGGTCAAAACTGGGAAGCAATTATGTACGCATCTGCTAAAAAAGTAGACAACATAATCGCAACTGTAGACCTTAACGGAAAACAAATTGACGGAACTACTGACGAAGTTTTACCAATGGGAAGTCTTCGCGCTAAATTCGAAGCTTTTGACTGGGACGTTTTAGAAATTGCAGAAGGAAATAATATCGACGCAATCCTTGCAGGATTAAATGATGCAAAATCAAGAACAGGAAAAGGAAAACCTGTTTGTATTTTATTACATACAGAAATGGGTAATGGAGTTGACTTTATGATGCACACACACGCTTGGCATGGTAAAGCTCCAAACGATGAGCAATTGAAAAATGCTTTAGCTCAAAACTATTCTGCAGATCAAATCGATTATTAA
- a CDS encoding transketolase family protein produces MKKYENTGSKDTRSGFGAGMTELGQKNENVVALCADLIGSLKFDDFKKNHPERFFQIGIAEANMIGIAAGLTIGGKIPFTGTFANFSTGRVYDQIRQSVAYSDKNVKICASHAGLTLGEDGATHQILEDIGLMKMLPGMTVINTCDYNQTKAATIALADHHGPAYLRFGRPVVPNFTPVDEPFVIGKAILLNEGTDVTIVATGHLVWEALIAAEALEAKGISAEVINIHTIKPLDEEAILKSVAKTRCIVTAEEHNYLGGLGESVSGVLALNNPTPQEFVAVQDSFGESGTPEQLMNKYKLNNQAIVEAVERVIKRK; encoded by the coding sequence ATGAAAAAATACGAAAATACAGGAAGCAAAGATACTCGTTCAGGTTTTGGAGCGGGAATGACAGAACTAGGTCAAAAAAATGAAAATGTAGTAGCATTATGTGCTGATTTAATTGGATCATTAAAATTTGATGATTTTAAGAAAAACCACCCAGAACGTTTTTTCCAAATCGGAATTGCAGAAGCAAACATGATTGGAATTGCTGCAGGTTTAACTATTGGAGGAAAAATTCCTTTTACAGGAACTTTCGCTAACTTCTCTACAGGAAGAGTTTACGATCAAATTCGTCAATCTGTTGCTTATTCAGATAAAAATGTAAAAATTTGTGCTTCGCACGCTGGTTTAACTCTAGGAGAAGACGGAGCAACACACCAAATCTTAGAAGATATTGGTTTAATGAAAATGTTACCAGGGATGACTGTAATCAATACTTGCGATTACAATCAGACTAAAGCAGCTACAATTGCATTGGCAGATCACCATGGCCCAGCTTATTTACGTTTCGGACGTCCAGTTGTTCCTAACTTTACTCCTGTTGATGAGCCATTCGTAATTGGAAAAGCAATTTTATTAAACGAAGGTACTGACGTGACAATTGTTGCTACAGGACATTTAGTTTGGGAGGCGCTTATCGCTGCTGAAGCTCTTGAAGCAAAAGGAATTTCTGCTGAAGTAATCAACATCCACACGATCAAACCACTTGATGAAGAGGCAATTTTAAAATCAGTTGCAAAAACGAGATGTATTGTAACTGCAGAAGAGCACAATTACCTTGGAGGTCTTGGAGAAAGCGTTTCAGGAGTATTAGCTTTAAACAATCCAACTCCACAAGAATTTGTTGCCGTACAAGATAGTTTTGGCGAGTCTGGAACTCCAGAGCAGTTAATGAACAAATACAAACTAAACAATCAAGCAATTGTTGAAGCTGTAGAAAGAGTAATCAAAAGAAAATAA
- a CDS encoding FKBP-type peptidyl-prolyl cis-trans isomerase, translating to MNKFKYYFVLLLAGIAIVSCNKKDDDDDVVVTPVRDYAEQYKADNDSIVKYLKNNYIKEVSVNFDITFEKITDPTTQTSIWDQTVYPLEHRDVYNRDVTYRVYYLTVRKGTGESPCNFDSVTVSYRGTLLNGTQFDSSYGLARNFDLDVYAVNGGVIDGWGEIMPKFNVGTPNTPGSDGAITYDNYGVGAMFLPSGLAYYASSPSGIPSYSPLVFTFKLFALSRTDSEYIVSGGAKVVLGDGVPTYLEDINGDGYLYDQRDTVRFPNLPKELIDDTDGDGIPDFYDFDDDGDGYTTRFEITKPAGAPVTGISLYYPYDPIPDNPATPNVDESELWGIPAFSATGEPDYTSPGRLRIHVDKDHHSAK from the coding sequence ATGAATAAATTTAAATATTATTTTGTTTTATTACTAGCTGGTATTGCCATCGTTTCTTGTAATAAAAAAGATGATGATGATGATGTGGTAGTTACTCCTGTAAGAGATTATGCTGAACAATACAAAGCGGATAATGATTCGATTGTAAAATATTTAAAAAACAATTATATTAAGGAGGTCTCTGTAAATTTTGACATCACGTTTGAGAAAATTACAGATCCAACAACACAAACTTCTATTTGGGATCAGACAGTTTATCCTTTAGAACATAGAGATGTTTACAATCGTGATGTTACTTATAGAGTTTATTACTTAACAGTGAGGAAGGGTACTGGCGAATCGCCTTGCAATTTTGATAGTGTTACTGTTTCTTACAGAGGAACTCTTTTAAATGGCACCCAATTTGACAGCTCTTATGGTTTAGCACGTAATTTTGATTTGGATGTCTATGCAGTAAACGGTGGTGTGATAGATGGATGGGGAGAGATTATGCCTAAGTTTAATGTGGGTACACCAAACACTCCAGGCTCGGATGGTGCTATAACTTATGATAATTATGGTGTAGGAGCTATGTTTTTGCCTTCAGGATTGGCTTATTATGCTAGTTCTCCGTCAGGTATCCCGTCTTATTCTCCTTTAGTTTTTACTTTTAAATTGTTCGCATTGAGTCGAACTGACAGTGAGTATATTGTTTCAGGTGGAGCTAAAGTGGTTTTAGGAGATGGCGTTCCAACGTATTTAGAAGATATTAATGGTGATGGTTATTTATATGATCAAAGAGATACGGTTAGGTTTCCTAATCTTCCAAAAGAGCTGATTGATGATACAGATGGAGATGGAATTCCTGATTTTTACGATTTTGATGATGATGGAGATGGTTACACAACTAGATTCGAAATTACAAAACCAGCTGGTGCACCAGTAACTGGAATTAGTTTGTATTATCCTTATGATCCTATTCCTGATAATCCTGCTACGCCAAATGTAGATGAAAGTGAATTATGGGGAATCCCAGCTTTCTCGGCAACAGGTGAGCCAGATTACACTTCGCCTGGCAGATTAAGAATACATGTTGATAAAGATCATCATTCTGCTAAATAA
- a CDS encoding RNA-binding S4 domain-containing protein gives MRIDKYLWCVRYYKTRNMVTEACKKNHITVNGQVAKPSKEVFPTDRITFRKDQITQIITVLDIPESRVGAKLVDIYRKNETPPEAYAHLELLKLSKEHYRKSGTGRPTKKDRRDIDEYGNEIFDEEEETE, from the coding sequence ATGAGAATAGATAAATACTTGTGGTGCGTGCGATATTACAAGACTAGAAACATGGTTACTGAAGCTTGTAAAAAGAATCATATCACTGTAAATGGGCAGGTTGCAAAACCTTCAAAAGAAGTTTTTCCTACAGACCGAATTACTTTTAGAAAGGATCAAATTACACAAATTATAACTGTTCTAGACATACCAGAAAGTCGTGTCGGAGCAAAATTGGTTGATATTTACCGCAAAAACGAAACACCTCCCGAAGCTTACGCACATTTAGAGTTACTAAAACTTTCTAAAGAACATTACAGAAAGAGCGGCACAGGACGTCCAACTAAAAAAGACCGAAGAGATATTGACGAGTACGGAAATGAAATATTTGACGAAGAAGAAGAAACGGAATAA
- a CDS encoding phosphoribosyltransferase domain-containing protein, giving the protein MSSNIILTNQEVEHKIKRIAYQIYETFVNEEEVVIAGIASNGYVFAEKIATALSSISTLKVSICEVKVNKQNPQEAIQTSLSPDEYKNKGLVLVDDVLNSGTTLIYAVRHFLDVPLKKFKTAVLVDRNHKKYPVKADFKGISLSTSLLEHVQVVFDSENGDYASLS; this is encoded by the coding sequence ATGAGCAGTAACATTATCTTAACCAACCAAGAAGTCGAGCATAAAATAAAACGTATCGCTTATCAAATCTACGAAACATTTGTAAACGAAGAAGAAGTTGTTATTGCTGGAATCGCTTCTAATGGATATGTTTTTGCCGAAAAAATTGCCACAGCATTAAGCAGTATTTCTACATTAAAGGTTTCTATCTGCGAAGTTAAAGTGAACAAACAAAATCCGCAGGAAGCCATTCAAACTTCTTTAAGTCCTGATGAGTATAAAAATAAAGGATTAGTTCTTGTTGATGATGTTCTAAATTCAGGAACAACATTAATTTATGCTGTCCGTCATTTCTTAGACGTGCCGCTTAAAAAATTCAAGACAGCTGTACTTGTAGACAGAAACCATAAAAAATACCCTGTAAAGGCAGACTTTAAGGGCATTTCACTTTCAACTTCATTATTAGAGCACGTTCAAGTTGTTTTCGACTCAGAAAACGGCGACTATGCTTCTTTAAGCTAG
- a CDS encoding shikimate kinase: MKKIVLLGYMGCGKSTIAQNLSKITNIPFLDLDKIIEERAKMSINEIFEKHGEIYFRKLEHQIFVELLQSAENNIIGLGGGTPCYANNHELLKGDDVVSIYLKASIDTLYNRLVYNKSKRPLIANMNEEEMKEFIAKHLFDRSFYYNHAQHKVSVDDKSVEETVQDILDILA, encoded by the coding sequence ATGAAGAAAATTGTATTGTTAGGTTATATGGGTTGCGGAAAGTCGACAATCGCCCAAAATTTGTCAAAAATCACGAATATTCCGTTCTTAGATTTGGATAAAATTATCGAGGAGAGAGCAAAAATGTCAATAAATGAGATTTTTGAGAAGCACGGAGAGATCTATTTCCGAAAATTAGAGCACCAAATTTTTGTCGAATTACTGCAATCTGCCGAAAATAACATTATCGGTTTAGGAGGAGGAACTCCGTGTTATGCTAATAATCATGAATTGTTAAAAGGAGATGATGTAGTTTCTATATATTTGAAAGCATCAATAGACACTTTGTATAATAGATTAGTCTATAATAAGAGCAAACGCCCTTTAATAGCGAATATGAATGAAGAAGAGATGAAAGAATTCATCGCGAAACATTTATTCGACAGAAGTTTTTACTACAACCATGCGCAGCATAAAGTTTCGGTAGATGATAAGTCTGTCGAAGAAACGGTTCAGGATATTTTAGATATTCTAGCTTAA
- a CDS encoding tetratricopeptide repeat protein gives MKNLLLASFMMITCSIWAQSATGYFDKAMKKAEAGNTKGAIADYTKAISMNSKFVEAYQNRGVAKFKLNDLKGAQADFSKTIDLDSMNSDAFTGRANVNYKLQNYQGAIEDCTSSLGLNPKDYIAYNLRALAYYKVGDSKNACKDFTKAIELGSQSAIKNKAAFCK, from the coding sequence ATGAAAAACCTACTATTAGCATCATTTATGATGATTACATGCTCCATCTGGGCACAATCTGCAACTGGTTATTTTGACAAAGCCATGAAAAAAGCAGAAGCTGGAAACACAAAAGGTGCAATCGCCGATTACACGAAAGCCATCAGTATGAATTCGAAATTTGTAGAAGCTTATCAGAATCGCGGTGTTGCTAAGTTCAAACTAAACGATCTTAAAGGTGCGCAGGCAGATTTTAGCAAAACAATTGATCTAGACAGCATGAATTCAGATGCATTTACAGGCCGAGCTAACGTAAATTACAAATTGCAAAACTACCAAGGAGCAATAGAGGACTGTACATCTTCTCTAGGTCTAAATCCAAAAGATTATATTGCCTACAACTTAAGAGCTTTGGCTTATTATAAAGTTGGCGATAGTAAAAATGCTTGTAAAGATTTTACAAAAGCAATTGAATTAGGAAGCCAAAGTGCCATAAAAAACAAAGCTGCTTTCTGTAAATAA
- a CDS encoding MerR family transcriptional regulator yields the protein MINNIKTVFSIKDLENLSGIKAHTIRIWEKRYNILEPMRTDTNIRFYNLHNLQKLLNITLLHEYGYKISKIATYPEEKIPQLVREIISKKNSQNYAITSFKMAMMNFDQELFFNTFDWLISEKTFKEVFKEHFLPLLKELGLLWQSETITPANEHFMSHLIKQKILIYTEALQIRKPTKTDRIFVLSLPLNEIHQIGLLYLQYEILDKGYKTIYLGESMPIENLQDLTRHFENITFVSFMTVQPDRNVINQYVKTMGQKLLQKNNEIWLMGKMVEHIDQKVLTDRIRIFDSMEETINMI from the coding sequence ATGATAAACAACATTAAAACTGTTTTCAGTATTAAAGATCTTGAGAACTTATCTGGAATAAAAGCGCATACCATACGCATCTGGGAAAAGAGATACAACATCCTTGAACCAATGCGAACCGATACTAATATTAGATTTTACAACCTTCATAATCTGCAGAAACTTTTAAACATCACCTTATTACACGAATACGGTTATAAAATTTCAAAAATTGCAACTTATCCAGAAGAGAAAATCCCACAGTTGGTGCGTGAAATAATTTCAAAGAAAAACTCTCAAAACTACGCCATTACTTCTTTCAAAATGGCAATGATGAACTTTGACCAAGAATTATTCTTTAATACTTTCGATTGGCTTATTTCTGAAAAGACTTTTAAAGAAGTTTTTAAAGAACATTTTTTACCTCTTTTAAAAGAGCTTGGATTGTTATGGCAGTCCGAAACCATTACGCCTGCCAACGAACACTTCATGAGTCATTTGATTAAGCAGAAAATATTAATTTACACAGAAGCACTTCAGATAAGAAAACCAACCAAAACGGATAGAATATTTGTCTTATCGCTTCCGCTGAATGAAATTCACCAAATCGGATTATTATATCTGCAATATGAAATTCTCGACAAAGGCTACAAGACCATTTATTTAGGAGAAAGTATGCCAATTGAAAACCTACAGGATTTAACCCGACATTTTGAAAACATTACATTTGTTTCTTTCATGACCGTTCAGCCTGACAGAAATGTAATTAATCAGTATGTTAAGACCATGGGACAGAAATTGCTGCAAAAAAACAACGAAATCTGGCTTATGGGAAAAATGGTTGAACATATCGATCAGAAAGTTTTAACAGATCGAATTCGAATTTTTGATTCGATGGAAGAAACTATTAACATGATCTAA
- a CDS encoding phytoene desaturase family protein, with protein sequence MRKTIAIIGSGFSSLAAACYLAQQGNDVTIYEKNATIGGRARQFQKEGFTFDMGPSWYWMPDVFERFFQDFSKKPSDYYELVKLNPAYRVYFGINDFISIYDNLEDIKASFEEIEKGSAQELQKFIDKAKSNYDIAIKDLVYRPGVSPLELITKETALKLNQFLGNVSADIRKKFKNERLVQILEFPVLFLGAKPSKTPSFYNFMNYADFGLGTWHPKTGMFDVIRGIEKLALELGVTIKTNSSIEKIIVENKTATAIIINGEKIETDIILSGADYQHTETLLEKEHRAYSEKYWESRIFAPSSLLFFIGFNKKIENISHHALFFDTDFNQHAVDIYDHPKWPDSPLFYANFPSKTDLTAAPDGMESGFFLIPLAPGIEDNEKLREEYFEKIITRFEQITQQQIRNNIIFKMSFCKNDFVADYNAYKGNAYGMANTLLQTAFLRPKLKSKKVRNLYFTGQLTVPGPGVPPALISGKLAAELIQKSLRS encoded by the coding sequence ATGAGAAAAACAATAGCAATAATAGGATCTGGCTTCTCCTCCCTAGCCGCCGCTTGTTACCTTGCACAGCAAGGAAACGATGTAACTATTTATGAAAAAAACGCAACAATTGGAGGTCGTGCCAGACAGTTTCAAAAAGAAGGTTTTACATTTGACATGGGACCAAGCTGGTACTGGATGCCTGATGTATTTGAACGTTTTTTTCAAGACTTCAGTAAAAAACCATCTGATTACTACGAACTTGTAAAACTTAATCCTGCTTATCGGGTTTATTTTGGAATAAATGATTTTATCAGCATTTATGACAATTTAGAAGACATCAAAGCTTCATTTGAAGAAATTGAAAAAGGAAGTGCTCAAGAACTTCAAAAATTTATCGACAAGGCTAAAAGTAATTATGACATTGCCATAAAAGACTTAGTATATCGTCCCGGCGTTTCTCCGTTAGAACTAATTACAAAGGAAACGGCTTTAAAACTCAATCAGTTTTTGGGTAATGTAAGCGCTGATATTCGCAAGAAATTCAAAAACGAAAGACTCGTCCAAATATTGGAGTTTCCTGTTTTATTTCTTGGTGCAAAACCAAGCAAAACGCCGTCATTTTACAATTTCATGAATTATGCCGATTTCGGATTGGGAACCTGGCACCCGAAAACTGGAATGTTTGATGTTATACGCGGTATCGAAAAGTTAGCTTTAGAACTTGGCGTTACTATTAAAACCAATTCTTCAATCGAAAAAATAATCGTCGAAAATAAAACAGCGACAGCGATTATTATAAATGGAGAAAAAATAGAAACTGATATTATTTTAAGCGGCGCCGATTATCAGCATACCGAAACTTTATTAGAAAAAGAACATCGCGCTTATTCTGAAAAATATTGGGAAAGCAGAATTTTTGCTCCTTCCTCTCTCCTATTTTTTATTGGGTTCAATAAAAAAATAGAAAATATTTCACATCACGCATTATTTTTTGATACCGATTTTAATCAGCATGCTGTTGATATTTACGATCATCCGAAATGGCCGGATTCTCCTTTATTCTATGCCAATTTCCCATCCAAAACTGATCTTACAGCTGCACCAGACGGAATGGAAAGTGGTTTTTTCCTAATTCCGCTTGCGCCCGGAATTGAAGATAACGAGAAACTCCGAGAAGAGTATTTCGAAAAGATAATCACTCGTTTTGAGCAGATTACGCAACAACAAATCAGAAATAATATTATCTTTAAGATGTCATTCTGTAAAAATGACTTTGTAGCAGACTATAATGCCTACAAAGGAAATGCCTACGGAATGGCAAATACATTATTGCAAACTGCATTTTTAAGGCCCAAATTAAAAAGCAAGAAAGTCAGGAATTTATACTTTACAGGACAGTTAACCGTTCCTGGACCCGGTGTTCCTCCTGCCTTAATTTCAGGAAAACTAGCAGCTGAATTAATTCAAAAATCTCTAAGATCTTAA
- a CDS encoding phytoene/squalene synthase family protein: MKSLFDAVSFKCSKLVTKNYSSSFSIAVKMLSPSIRDAIYSIYGFVRFADEIVDSFHDYEKEYLIDDFEKEYYKAMELGISLNPILNSFQHTVKEYNITDDLVQAFLKSMKLDLIKSTYNTQAEYADYIYGSADVVGLMCLKVFVSGKEHKYEQLKDEAMRLGSAFQKVNFLRDLKDDNTLLNRTYFPGVNLNNFNDDSKEQIIKEIEEDFRIAYQGIVKLPIEAKFGVYTAYVYYRKLLKKLKNTPSHEIGSARIRVSNYTKAGLLAQSFVTYKLKLV; the protein is encoded by the coding sequence ATGAAATCACTATTCGACGCCGTTTCTTTCAAGTGCAGTAAGCTGGTTACAAAAAACTACAGCTCCTCATTTTCAATTGCCGTGAAAATGCTTTCACCAAGCATTCGCGACGCTATTTACAGCATTTACGGATTTGTTCGTTTTGCTGACGAAATTGTAGATTCATTTCACGATTACGAAAAAGAATATCTTATTGACGATTTCGAAAAGGAATATTACAAAGCAATGGAATTAGGAATCAGCCTGAATCCAATTCTAAATTCTTTTCAGCACACCGTTAAAGAGTACAATATTACAGACGATTTAGTTCAGGCGTTTTTAAAAAGCATGAAACTAGATCTTATAAAATCAACCTATAATACACAAGCAGAATACGCAGATTACATTTATGGTTCTGCCGATGTTGTGGGCTTAATGTGCTTAAAGGTTTTTGTCTCTGGAAAAGAACATAAATACGAGCAGTTAAAAGACGAAGCCATGCGTTTAGGATCGGCATTTCAGAAAGTAAATTTCTTAAGAGATTTAAAAGATGACAATACACTTTTAAACCGAACCTATTTCCCAGGTGTTAATCTTAACAATTTCAACGACGATTCAAAAGAGCAGATTATAAAAGAAATTGAAGAAGATTTCCGTATTGCATATCAAGGAATTGTAAAACTGCCAATTGAAGCAAAATTCGGCGTTTATACAGCATATGTGTATTACAGAAAACTGCTCAAAAAACTAAAAAACACTCCTTCTCATGAAATTGGCAGCGCAAGAATCCGCGTTTCCAACTATACAAAGGCAGGACTTTTGGCGCAGTCATTTGTAACCTACAAGCTCAAACTGGTATAA